The region AACTTAATTTTGCGCAGTTTTTAATAATGATCTGGAGttcatgagaaagtggaaaggaaaacacTATTCTCTTTGACCACCATCATcttttattttctatctatCAAAGGGCCTGTGTGTAACTTGcgccatattattattattttttaaacaacaaatgTAAGAACCACACCATAAGTTATCAATAgttgtttaaaatatttttcacaattataAATTCAACTGCATTAGAATTTGGCAATTTGCTGGGATAGTCTCCCGCAcgccagcgaccctcgtgaggataagcggtgtatAAAATGGATGCCGCTGTGGGGAGTAAAACTACATCAAGAGATTGTTTATAGTCACAGCTGTTATCAGTTTTTTTATACTATAGGAGACTCTAGTTAATTGAACAAAGatgttaattggagcatttactaCAAAACCAGCAACATACTTACGTCATATTGTCAGCCGGAATGAGCCCGTCTCGTAGGAATCTTATCTTTGACTCCCTCTTGTTGGCATTTTGAAGCGTGGTGGAGGGCAACGTCAACTTTTGTGTTTCCAGTTGCTTTTTTAACTGCTGTACCTCTGAATGGGCATCTTCCAGTTGGTCCTTGGCCTGAAGAAAACATAACAAAGATGAATGATGGCTGTACAAAAAGCCAAGTGACAACAGGGCTTACCAGCTGAAGCTCCATGCTCTTGAACGTGAAGTGACAAGCAGCGAGTTCGCCGTCTGAGTTCAGTTTGGCGTTAAGCTTCCTGGCAGAAGCCAGTTCAGAGAGAAGAGCGGCCGGCTTAGTTTTGTGCAACTCCAAGTAGATGGCACTTTTGAGGTCCTCGGCCTGCTGCAGCCTCTGATCTCGTTCttgtatgtcagagtgggcctTTTGTAAACGCTCCAGCAGGTTGAGATTCTCCTGCTCCTGTGGGTCAACACATCACAATGACACTCAGGCACGGTGGATTTATCTCATGTGTGCTGCCTTTTGTCTTGCCTTTGTCTTCAACTGGCTCGCAATCCTAGACACTGTAGTGATATAAGAGCTTACTTGGAGTTTGAGCTCATTACGCTCATGTAATACATCCTCCATCTCAACTTGTTGTCCAAACTAGACAAAACAAAGCTTATGTTACGACAAAAATAGATGTAagaaaaaattatgatttttatctaTTGTTATTACTTGCTTCTGTCTGGTCAGGTCATCTTCCAACATGGTGTCCTTTGTGACAATGcattctttgttttgtgtgtctttgaGTCCTGTCACCTCCTCAGCGTTATCCAGTTGTTTTGACAGGCTGGCCAGCTTCAACACATGGTTGTTTGGAGCCCCCTGCTGCtcactgcaacacaacaaaacacatcacatcacaCCGCACCACAGGGAGCCACTGAGATTTGTTCAGATTTGGAAACAAGtgttaatacagtatatgaaataatggaaatactctgttccagggtcaaactctaGCCATCATAAAACTTTTGTTAACTGTGCAGACATTATTTTAACACACAGGCAAGTTACCTTGTGATGACACTGGAGCCTTACTATTTCTTGGAAATTTGCTTACATGCAGAGTTAATTCTTTAATGCTTTAATGCCGATGTCATACACTCGACCATTCTTGACCACAGTTTCAATTCTATAGTCAGACTTAAGAGACATTCCGCCCAAACACATTGGTTAAATTTATAATTGCATACAACATTTACAATTTCTATAGACTCACATGTAATGATAGCAAATTCTGGTTGCAAGTGTCTCTCGAGCATAATGTTCATGAAGATTCCTGTTTCCATTCAgtcttgtatgtttttttattttaataaaacaaaccTAAAAGTGTACGCTGTAATCCTTTGCTGTGCCACTGTTGCCTCCACTGCATTCTGAAGATGTGAAGCAGAGTGAATATCCATTTGCGTCTCTGCATCCCGTTTGCTGTCTTTCAGCAGAGAAAGCTGTGAACGCAGGTCTAGTCTCTCCTTCTCCAGCTTCAACACCGAAAGACCAAAGACAGTGGAACTGTAAGCATTGTGCAATAGACATGTAGACTGTAGACATGTGGCTGCTTCCAAACGGAGCTGAAAATGCCAATCAAAagtgttccatccatccattttctgtaccgcttatcctcaagggttgcaggcatgctggagcctatcccagctgtttctggcgaaaggtggggtacaccctggactggttgccagccaatcacagggcacatatagacaaacaaccattcacactcacattcatacctatggacaatttggagtcaattaacctagcatgtttttggaatgtgggaggaaaaccagaGTGCCCAGACAAAAACCTGCGcactcaaaaataaaatgttcataGTAGCAAGTGAGAGGCCAACACAACAAACTCTAGGTCAAAACTGGCAAGATTGTCAAAACATTCATCAGACTTACACTCTGAACAGCCTTTTCCAGGTCAACAATGCGATCCAATCCGATGAAACCACTTGGGCTCATCTCTGGAGTTTCCTGAGGTTCCAAAAACACAAGAGTATCAACATTTTGTATACAATTCATGGATATTATAACCTACAGCTCTTAATCTTATCAGGTTGTCTTCCAAGTCTTTAATAACCTCCTGTTGATCAAGAATGACTTCCTATGGAGAGGGGAACAAAAACTTTTAGCTTGTAGTCAACTCCATTTTCATTCTGTTTTCGCATGCGCCCATATTCTCACTTTGGAATTGTACAACTTCCTGTAAGCGATACTCAATCCTCGCTTCTTGTCCATCTGGGTCTGCTTCACCATGTTAGTCTTGTGCGCCACTTCTCGGCACAGTTCAAAGTTCTTTAAGGAGAGGTCGGCCATTTCATCTGAGAACTTCTGTTGTAGTTCCGACAGCTTCTGCTCTAACATCTTGTTGCTCTCTTGAAGGTACTCGATCTGTGTTACATAAGAGGACATTCAGCACACACCCAAAGAAGGTGTTCTGCACTGAGTGAAATGCTGACCTGAAGGTTAAGATAGGCGATCACTTTTTTATTAGTGTTGTTCTGTGCTTCTAAGGAGACAACATCCCGGCTTCGCTCTGCATGAAGTGCATGATTCAGACCCTCTATCTCTTTGTCCCTCTCGGCCACCTTAAAGAAATATGTAAAACTCAATGACAACATCTCCTGCAAATAGATCAATCATGTGCTGTTGACTTACTTGGGTGATTAAGAGTTTTATACATCCATGGGCCTTTTCTAGGTCACATTTGATGTTGGTGACTTGTTGACTTGTTGACAAATGATAGGCAATCAATTCATGCATATACAATTTGAAGATATTGAAGCATTAAGCACATCAATACAACAAACCTTCCATCTGCTACATACAGCCCTTCAGGCCGGGATGCGGGATGAGCAGATTTAGGTggtggaggatgaagaggagtaGGTATGGCTTCATTGGCCTGCATTCTCTGACATCTGAAAGGAACTCAGGGTATTTCTCCCCCTGaaagaaaacaattaaaaaaacaattatttgacTTCACCTTACACTACACTTGTATTTctcatataatgtaatataactgTATAAACACATGTGTATACTGTAAGTCcaaatacaaaacatgtttttttttcttgtacggtggacgagtgattagtgcgcaggcctcacagctaggagaccagaggtCAATTCCACCATTGGCCTTCTCGccgtgcctgcgtgggttttctctgggtactcctgtttccgcccacattccaaaaacatgctagcgactccaaattgtccataggtatgaatgtgagtgtgaatggttgtctatatgtgccctgtgattggctggcgaccagtccagggtgtacccccgcctctcacccgaagaaagctgggataggctccagcacccctcgcgacccttgtgaggataagcgataaaaaatgaaagaaagaatgTTTGCAATGATTTTCGTCCTTACCTCGGGTGACATGGTCCTTCTCTCTCCTTCACAAGGTGGAGCTCATTGCTCTCCTTGACTAGCTGAGCACCATGCATCTGTGCTGTTTGGTTGCTCAcagctttcttttttctcagCTTTCTTCTCTGTTGACAGTTTTGCATTGCACAGGCTCTGGTGCGGAGGAAATGATTACTGAAATGAAGTGATTAGCACAGCAGATGCACTGCATGCTGGCTTGTTAACGATCATGTTTCACCTCAGATGGTTTCTCGACTAGCGGCAAGGATTAAATTCCAAGAGCATGTCCGGACTTTTCCCTCAAATTTCCCATTCACAGTCTAAAATGCTCCATTACGTAAATACGCGGCACACAAAACGTTAGTTTTCAACGCTAAAGCATAATGGTTACCCCAACCAATTTGTCTTTAATGGCCAGCCTTGTGTGACGTCATCGGCTCGCTTACATGACCGACAGGCTGTAACGTATGGTTTGCAGGTGctataaatatacgtatattatatacgtatattatatataaatacagtgaTGCTATTTCCGCTTTTTCTAACTTTGTGAAGGAGGTATGTTGGTTTTCCACCGCGAGGTTTCTttacaaataaatcattaaaaaaactgaTTCAAACGAACAAAGTTGCAAGTCACATGATCAGCGCTTTGAACTGTTGCTGAAAAACGTCACAAAGACAAACCTTCAGTATAATGTTGTAAGCCGGTCTGTTTTGCACTAAAAAACCAAACCTTTTTCAGTAAAGTCAAATTGCCTGAAATCTAAAAACACGTTTAGATTTGTTTACGTTTATTGACCGTCTTTATCCTCCTTCGCACCGTCGTGACAGATGAGAGCTATGGACAGCAGAACTGAGAGGAAAATGTGTAAACTAAGGGATCATCTGGACATGCTAGGCTACACTGACCATCTAGGAGTCGAGTCCCTGCCACTTGTTGAGAAACTTTTCAGGTGCGACCATCTCAGCCTCACCACCAATTCTGCCAGTAGATCCATACTGAGTTTTCTTCTGTGTTCCAGTGATCTGGTTCGCATCACTGAAAGACTACGCAAAGCAAAGCGATTTGGAGGCAAGTCGGAAAAAGAAATCCAAAAATGTGATGTCCTTCTGGAACCGTACAGAGTAGATAATGCTGAGCTGACTGAGGACAACCAGCAGCTTCACCTGGAGCTTATGAAGGTGAAGGACGAGAAGGACCATGTGACCAGAGGTAAGATGAACAAGACTCATCACCAAGCCATGAAAACCCCCAAACCCCCATCTGTTGTTTCAGAGATGAACATCTGCATCACAAAGCTGGAAGATGAGCTCTCTTTCCTGAAGTCTCTGAACAAGCAGTATGTGCACCAGGTCCGATGCCTGGAGAAGGACAGCAAAGAGAAAGCTAAACGCCTCCGTCATCTGCGGAAGAATCATTTCAATGCAGTGGTGCATTCAAGAGGTAGGCTTTGGATGACGGCGTGAGCAATGTGTTTCTGCCAAATGGATCATGACCTGTTCCTGTGTGTCTTAGGTGAAAAAAAGCTCAGCGTTCCTCCTTTTCCACCATCTCCACATTCCATGTCCCAGCCTGAGGATGCATATGAAGCAGACCTTCTGCAGGAGGCAGATGGAAGGTTTGCTGTGGATTAGACCTTCATGTTGCTGGATGattgcagatgtgtgtgtgtttccatggaGTCTTTTTGATTTGTAGAATTCTTGAGCCTCTGGACGAAGTGACAAAATTAAAAGAGGAACTCCAAAATGCTCAGGGGCAAGTACAACTCTTAAATAACCATGTAAGTAACCTACAAACATATGTGACTATCATGGACAACACTAGTTTTTCTAAGTCTCTTGCCTGTTGCCTTCCTAGATCGAGGACATGCAAGTGACCAACAAGCAACTGAAGAGGAAGTTTGAGGGACTGCAGCAGAAGTCCTCCATCAAAGTGGCCGACCTCACCTCAAAGAACCGTGAGCTGTGTGGCGAGTTCATGCACATACTCCACCTCGCCAGACAGATGGAAATGGATAAGAAGCAAAAGCTAAAAACAGCTGATATGAAATTCCAAGACATGAATGTGAGAAAGTGGGAAGGCCTAGAAGAAGACTATTACTATTAAAAGCAAGAACTAAATTCATTAGTGAAGATTTTTCTCCCTCTCACAGGAAGTCATTAAAGATTTGGAGGGTCAACTCTGTAAAAAAAGTGTGGTGAGGGAcaagatgttttttctttttattctctAAGGACGTAAGAGGAAGTCTATTACTTCTATAACATACATACAATGATTCCAACTGTTCTATAGGCTGACCTAACGTACGCTCCTGCAGATGGCCATGAACAGGAAATGAAGACTGGCATAAACAGTGTAAGCTGGATTTGATACTAATATCTGGATTTGAACATGCAGTAATATATTACTTCAATGTGTGCCTGCTCAGGGCTTGTGCAACCATGAGGAGACTTGGGGCAGGCTTTGGATGTGCTGGAGGCACTATGTCTCTCAGCTGGCCTTTGGGGAAGCCTTTGTGTCTTTAGAGTTGATTTTAACTATTGGGGATTTTGTCTCAGGAGGCTTCAGAATGGGAGTTTATAAAATCTAATCTTGGAGACCAGCTGGTGGAGCTAAAAGAACAGAATGAGAAATTGGAGGGAATGGTGGATTTCCTTGAGGCTGAGAAAAGTAGGCTGCAGGACAAAGTGGAGAAGATGATGTCTGTCGGTAAGCTGAAGTTTGTCTATTTGTATCTACAGTACATTCCTGGTTCCTCCTGTATATGTTGGTGATCACTTCACTGAGTTGCTGTTCTGCAGAAAGAGCCTTGGTGCTGGAGCTGGAGGGCATGCGAACTAGATATGGCATTTGTGGATGGGAGCGCTCTCCATCACGTCTGGATGCCTTTGTCAAGAgtctggaggaggagagggatcACTATCGGCAGGAGGCTGACCACTATAAAATAGTTAGAGTGCCTAGCAGCCCTAGTCACAGTCCAGACAGGCAGAGGAGTCCTAAGTATCAGGTCGTCAAGGTAAGTAAGACCTAAAAGGTAAGAAACTCTCTTTGTCAAATCTTGTTGACTGACACATCCTGATTTCCTAATTTATAGCCACAGCATGACTATGAAAGCTCCAATCCATCTGCTGAAATATTGAACCTGAAAGATACCCTCAGACTGGTGGAAGAAAAGCTTCAGCGGGTGACAGCTGAAAAGCACACTCTGATGGAAGAACTGAAGGTTTGTATCAGCACACTACGTACCTGGACAACGTTTTTGTCAATTGTCAATGCTTTATTTCCTAACCTGTAACAAAAGTACTTGCAGCTGAGCCGCAACAGCTCAAACACACCTCCTGACAACTTGACACTGGCAGAAAAGCTCAGAACGGCAGAAGAAAAAATGGAGTTTGAGGTTCGTACTGATGGAACACTTATCTCTGGAGATATGAACACTACAgtaattattagttattatttatagtaaagtaaattaattaaagtATAGTAATTATTTCCTAATCCATAGCAATTGCAGCCCCACCAACCTTCGGATACATCCACTGAACCCTTCAACCAGAAAGAGGAACACCAACTGGCAGAAGGAAACACACAGCAGGTGACAAGAGAAAAAGAAGCAGACATGGAGGAATATAGGCTTAGCAGCAATTGGCCTCCTTCTATCGTTCTTTGCTCTTCTTATCTTTGTCCATATGCAGTGATAGAGCTAAGGGGTGGCCAGGGGTGGCTACACCCCACTGGCCATCTAGATCATTCAGGTATCAACTTCTGTGAGTAATttgtctcaccttggccaccccaaTAATAGCTTTCTGGCTCTGCTACTGTCCATATGGtacacaaaaatgcatttttctgagTAATTGctgacaaatgacaaaaatgagtGCTAATATTTTTGACCATGACCGTTTTCcaacaaaagcagcagcagcaggagcagcacaccacaaatacattttctaaaATCTtgaacctgaatgaaaagcttAGCAAGACGGAAGAAAAAATCCAGCTGGTGACAGCTGAAAAAGACTCACTGATGGATGAAATGCAGGTTAGTATAGTAATAATGTCCCTGGTTGtgtacagtggatccccgcacAGCTGTGATGCAGCATTTCTGGCCCTGTAAAATCagatttttggggggaaaaaaaacaaaagcatccAGCGTAAAACCTAAGccaggaaaaagcagaaagtgaatCAAATATAGTGATAATGAAAATGTAGAATTTGTTGTGTATCAATTTGGATATTTTCAAATGTGGATTTCTTAAATTGTAGCAAATGCAGCTGCAGTGTGAGCAACGCGGCTCGGAAATAGTGAACCTAAAAGAGGAGCTTAGACTGGCAGGAGAAATGATCCAACAGGCGACGACTGAAAAAGACTCACTGACGGAGGTATTCCAGGTTAGTACAGCAGAAGCTTTGctgtacttttttgttttctacaCATCTGTGTGTAACTTTGGATCTTTTTTGAATGGCAGCAAAAGCAGCTGCAGTGTGAGGCGCACACCTCAGAAATACTGAACCTCAAGGAAGAACTCAAACTGGCAGATGACAAAATTCAGCAGATGATGAATGAATTAGATGCACAAAAGAAAACATCCAAGGTTGTTGCTGAATCACCATCTGCTGAAATCTTAAAACTGAAGGAAGACATCAAACTGTCGGAAAGAAAAACAGAGCAGGTGGCAGCTGAAAAAGACTCACTGATGGAGGAATTCCAGGTTAGTACAGCAGGATTTTTGACCTACTTTTCAGTTTTCTACACATCGGTGTGCAACTTTGGATCTTCTTTGAACGGTAGCAAAAGCAACTGCAATGTGAGGCTCACACCTCAGAAATACTGAACCTAAAGGAGGAACTCAAAACAGCAGAAGACAAAATTCAGCAAATGATGAAGGAAAatgatgcacaaaaaaaaacattcaaggtTACtaaatcacttcctgtgttacatatttgtgcattgttatttattttggctAATATATTTCTTTATCTGTAGAAAATGCAGTCACAGCATGCAAACAAAACCTCTGATACATTTGATGAAATATTGGACCTGAATCAACAACTCTGCATGGCAGAAGAAAAAATCCAGCAAGCAACGACTGAAAAAGAGTCAATGATGGAGAAATTGAAGGTTGGTACTGGAGGactttttgtgttgtcatcATGATGTCTATGTTACAAATGTGATCAAAcctattaacacaaaacatcttAGCAAATGGAGCACCAGCATCAACAGGACATCTTAAGGAAATCTGCTGAAATCTTAAAAGTAAAGGAAGAGCTCAAATCGtcagaaagaaaaacagaacaGGTGGCAGCTGAAAAAGACTCACTGATGGAGGAATTCCAGGTTAGTACAGCAGGATTTTTGACCTACGTTTCAGTTTTCTACACATCGGTGCGCAACTTTGGATCTTCTTTTGAACGGTAGCAAAAGCAACTGCAATGTGAGGCTCACACCTCAGAAATACTGAACCTAAAGGAGGAACTCAAAACGGCAGAAGACAAAATTCAGCAGATGATGAAGGAAAGTGATGtgcaaaagaaaacattcaaGGTTACtaaatcacttcctgtgttaaatatttgtgcattgttatttattttggctaatatatttttttatctgtaGAAAATGCAGTCACAGCATGCACACAAAACCTCCGATACATTTGATGAAATATTGGACCTGAATCAACAACTCTGCATGGCAGAAGAAAAAATCCAGCAAGCAACAACTGAAAAAGAGTCAATGATGGAGAAATTGAAGGTTGGTACTGGAGGactttttgtgttgtcatcATGATGTCTATGTTACAAGTGCAATCAAAcctattaacacaaaacatcttAGCAAATGGAGCACCAGCATCAACAGGACATCTTAAGGAAATCCTCTGAAATCTTAAAACTAAAGGAAGAGCTTAAATCatcagaaagaaaaacagagcAGGTGGCAGATGAAAAAGATGCACTAATGGAGGAGTTGGAGGTTAGACCCCGAGGACTTCTATGCATCATAACGTATATTACAGATATAATGCTTTGTCACCACTGCATTTTTATAGCAAAATCAACAACAGCACAAAGAGCACAACTCAAATAAATCTGCAGAAATCTTAAAACTGAAGAAGCAGCTCAACCTGGCAGAAGATAAAGTCCAGCAGGTGGCTTCAGAAAAAGAAACAGAGATAGCAGAGCTTAAGGTTAGTACTGGTGGATTTCCTCAAcgaaaatataaacacaacagtTTTCTTTTGGCTCCGCTTTTCATGAGCAGAACTCAAAATATCTAAAACGTTGTCTGtgtacacaaaaggcctatTTTAAATATGGTTTACAAATCTGTCGAAAGTGTTAGTATGTGTGGTAGTGaacattcataattcatccacCTGATGATTAGACAACATAATTTGGCTCACTCATCTTTgtagaattgttgtcattcagccacattggtgtgtatatctatatatctatatatattagggtgcatcaaatttgaatgggaaattttaatttcataatatcaatttggctggcatttcatttttttctaatgatcataaaaatgtctaaagcaaagttttgaggaaatccattgagatttaggggtgccacctcacacataaacttttgtaaaattttggaaaatgtgcaatttctagtctaattgccaaaaagttgacctggaaatgatgagtacaatgaacttctatacaacaTCATTTTTATAGGGTTATTAAAgtgaatatatttgttttctctttgggaAGATTGGGTATTTCTCAGAATTTAATTTTCaagattctccattcatttgtcttgttgacaaaatgaatggcagtaaatgggacatgttcacatggccttaccctgaattttatgtagcagtgatggatatttgacatacatatcAAGTtgaaacactttgttttttattttatttgtattttattataaacaCAAGGGGAAATtgtaacacatttaaataacaattcatggcgaccattgagcactttattccacaaaaacagatgtatggtggcacccctaaataatcatgtattggaaaaatattttgtatgtgttgtttctacatatattggaacacttttagtactcagccatatcaaaattcaataattgttttttgatgcacccaaatatatatgtatatatatatatgcaccaATTCCACAGCAAATGGAGCTGGAGCACAGGGAAAAGAAGTCTGCAAAAATTTCTAACTTGGAAAAGGAGCTGAaattggcagaaaaaaaaattcagcagGTGACGGATGAAAAAGACACGCTGATGGAAGAAACTGAGGTTGGTAACTGATGACACATCTGTGCATTTCTCTTATGAATCTTCAAAAGAACAGATATAAAGTTGTCAAATGCCACAAATCCCCAGCAAATACAGATGGAACAGGAACAGTCCAACTTAAATGCATCTGAGCAAATGTCCAACTTGAGAAAAGAGCTCAAACAGGCAGCAACAAAAATCCAGCAGATGACTGCTGAAAATTACTCACTGATGGAAAGACAGAAGGTTAGCCTCACAGGACTTCTTGAGTTGTTGGTAATGCAGTGGTTGAGATAACTGATGTTATTTGTACCTCCATTGGTGGATGTAGCAAATTCTGACCTTGTCaacattacatgacattacatgtCTTAAATCTTATCAAAAAGGATCCGAATGAGCAAGCTGATTCAACGACATCGGAGGAAGTCTCCAAGCTGAAGGAGGTACTCAGAAAAGCAGAAGCCACAATCCAACAGGTGATACATGAAAAAGATGCACAAATTGCGGATTTTAAGGTTAGTAGCGCGTCACTTTTTGAGTCATTGTTACACATCTGTgtctttaatatatataaatatgctaACTTTCTTCATCCACAGAGAATTCAAATGCAGAATGAAAGCCACAACTCAAAATCACTTGCTGAAATTTTAAATTTGAAGGGGAAGCTTGAGCTGGCCGAAGAGAAAGTTCATCAGGTGACAGCAGAAAAAGACTCAATAATGCAGGAATTGAAGGTTGGTACCGACCTTGTATATCAATGCTTCATGATGAGTATTTGAGAAATATAATCCAACCTATTGATAAAACTATGACTACATTGTAGGCGATGCAGCAACAGAAAGAACAGCAAGTCTCAAATAAATCTGCAGAAATCGTAAAACTGAAGAAGAAACTCAATCTGGCAGAAGAGAAAGTCCAAGAGGTGGCTTCAGAAAAAGACACAGAGATGGAGGAACTGAAGGTTAATACTAGAGGACTTCCTATGTTGTTTCACATGTTGGATCTTTACATGTGAAAACACTACATTTCCCAAACACAGCAAATACAACTGGAGCACGAGGAACAGAGATCTGCTGAAATAGCAAGCTTGGAAGAGGAACTGAAACTGGCAGGAGAAAAAATCCAGCAGGTGACGGATGAAAAAGAGACGCTGATGGAAGAAACCGAGGTGGGAATTTGTGATGCATCTGTGCATTTCTCCTATGGTTCTTAGGACGAACATGAAATTGATCAAAGTTACATTCATATCCACAGCAAATACAAGTGGAACAGGAGCAGTCAAAGTTAAAGACATCTGATACAATCGTGAACCTGAAAGAGCAGCTCGgtcaggaaaaagaaaaaatccgGCAGATGACAGTTGAAAAAAAGTCACTGATGGAAGAACTGAAGGTTAGTAAGCACAGTGTTGTTGCACAGCTTTGAATAAATGATTCTATGCAATGTTTCCAAATTCATAGCAAAAGCAAAATGACCGCCGCAACTTAACAACATCCACTGAAATCTCAAACCTGACTGAGAAGCTCAGAATGGCTGAAGAAAGAATCCAGCACTTAacaagtgaaaatgaaaagatTAAGGTCAGTGCTGCTTAGTGACAAACAGTACCAAGACCACCATGTTTCATACTCTCAATTCATTTTCTTATGCTTCAACAAAAGCAGCCGCCTGAAGTTGACCAAATCTCAACTATGTCTACTGAAGTTTTGACTCTTAAAGAGAAGCTCAGAGTGGCAGAAGAACAAATCCAACAGGTGACAGCAGAAAAAGACTCACTGATGGAAGAATTAGAGGTGAGCGTTACCCTTATATTTGCATTGTTATGACCATACAAAATAACTGGAAATTGTTACTGTACCTGGCTTCCTcctggtccatccatccattttcctccgcttatccgggtacGGGTCGca is a window of Doryrhamphus excisus isolate RoL2022-K1 chromosome 5, RoL_Dexc_1.0, whole genome shotgun sequence DNA encoding:
- the LOC131130090 gene encoding centrosomal protein of 135 kDa-like isoform X2; translation: MRAMDSRTERKMCKLRDHLDMLGYTDHLGVESLPLVEKLFSDLVRITERLRKAKRFGGKSEKEIQKCDVLLEPYRVDNAELTEDNQQLHLELMKVKDEKDHVTREMNICITKLEDELSFLKSLNKQYVHQVRCLEKDSKEKAKRLRHLRKNHFNAVVHSRGEKKLSVPPFPPSPHSMSQPEDAYEADLLQEADGRILEPLDEVTKLKEELQNAQGQVQLLNNHIEDMQVTNKQLKRKFEGLQQKSSIKVADLTSKNRELCGEFMHILHLARQMEMDKKQKLKTADMKFQDMNEVIKDLEGQLCKKSVADLTYAPADGHEQEMKTGINSEASEWEFIKSNLGDQLVELKEQNEKLEGMVDFLEAEKSRLQDKVEKMMSVERALVLELEGMRTRYGICGWERSPSRLDAFVKSLEEERDHYRQEADHYKIVRVPSSPSHSPDRQRSPKYQVVKPQHDYESSNPSAEILNLKDTLRLVEEKLQRVTAEKHTLMEELKYLQLSRNSSNTPPDNLTLAEKLRTAEEKMEFEQLQPHQPSDTSTEPFNQKEEHQLAEGNTQQQQQQEQHTTNTFSKILNLNEKLSKTEEKIQLVTAEKDSLMDEMQQMQLQCEQRGSEIVNLKEELRLAGEMIQQATTEKDSLTEVFQQKQLQCEAHTSEILNLKEELKLADDKIQQMMNELDAQKKTSKVVAESPSAEILKLKEDIKLSERKTEQVAAEKDSLMEEFQQKQLQCEAHTSEILNLKEELKTAEDKIQQMMKENDAQKKTFKKMQSQHANKTSDTFDEILDLNQQLCMAEEKIQQATTEKESMMEKLKQMEHQHQQDILRKSAEILKVKEELKSSERKTEQVAAEKDSLMEEFQQKQLQCEAHTSEILNLKEELKTAEDKIQQMMKESDVQKKTFKKMQSQHAHKTSDTFDEILDLNQQLCMAEEKIQQATTEKESMMEKLKQMEHQHQQDILRKSSEILKLKEELKSSERKTEQVADEKDALMEELEQNQQQHKEHNSNKSAEILKLKKQLNLAEDKVQQVASEKETEIAELKQMELEHREKKSAKISNLEKELKLAEKKIQQVTDEKDTLMEETEQIQMEQEQSNLNASEQMSNLRKELKQAATKIQQMTAENYSLMERQKDPNEQADSTTSEEVSKLKEVLRKAEATIQQVIHEKDAQIADFKRIQMQNESHNSKSLAEILNLKGKLELAEEKVHQVTAEKDSIMQELKAMQQQKEQQVSNKSAEIVKLKKKLNLAEEKVQEVASEKDTEMEELKQIQLEHEEQRSAEIASLEEELKLAGEKIQQVTDEKETLMEETEQIQVEQEQSKLKTSDTIVNLKEQLGQEKEKIRQMTVEKKSLMEELKQKQNDRRNLTTSTEISNLTEKLRMAEERIQHLTSENEKIKPPEVDQISTMSTEVLTLKEKLRVAEEQIQQVTAEKDSLMEELEVGRPSALPGIRGKEQKILDLQNVIKSLEQENLGLRSQLSELKDSKQDVGQQMDVECPALVQDAEQVPAQQRRAADSGFRLQQEIQHPLLDLQEMLSVRTHELHAAHGQMEKLEDIIGALRQQAYLYKQEAEVLQISFSALCMKKDALQEEVVEKTNRLVVLQQELALKILEDVVLNSTIMKRPLVKLQDELKDCERDLSTRRTLEVYQEALARLKRDNDLIIREYKRLQDDVTTMTMEKQAAHVEMEGALHERNDLQHRIYSYLNTVSKFENLLKTKEQENLDLMERLHTAQSDMQEREQRLQQLEVLNSSIRQELLSSEMERRHLHEVISHKEQEIQKYMQDLEAHDAQMPTLIQGMSRLEEELRIVEEEKAGLFADLASVRELCVKLDSDKEVAARQLLYKNMELERAATKQDDALTEAVLLKEHLASEKMTVHNLEIVLATTRKEMFQAHQSAREKESELKALRDRLNQADKRIGEHVREISNLRGKVSQLQTKMEAQLQSEKASQEIASQESFRPPRTSSPVHPSTAPHLHPPNVSSIHSLAKYDFKKQ